The Pueribacillus theae genome contains the following window.
CACCTGCAGAACGGACTAATTGGCCGCCTCGGCCAGGTTTTAACTCAATGTTGTGGATGGTTTGGCCGACAGGAATATTTTGGAGTGGCAATGCGTTGCCAAGTTTGATGTCTGCTTCAGGGCCTGACATAATCTCCATTCCAACCTGCAATCCTTTTGGAGCAAGGATGTAACGTTTTTCTCCATCAGCATAATGAATAAGTGCGATGTTTGCAGTGCGGTTTGGATCATATTCGATCGTAGCAACGCGCCCTGGTATTCCATCTTTGTTTCGTTTGAAATCGATAATGCGGTATTTCTTCTTATGGCCGCCACCTTGATGGCGCACTGTAATACGGCCTTGATTGTTTCGGCCAGATTTTCTATTTAATGGTGCTAGAAGTGACTTTTCAGGTTTGTCTGTTGTAATTTCACTGAAGTCTGAACCAGTCATTCCGCGGCGTGCATTTGTTGTTGGTTTATATTTTTTGATCGCCATTTTTTTCCCTCCTTCACGTCGTTCTATTAAACACCTTCAAAGAAGTCTAGCTCTTTGCTTTCAGGTGTCAATTGTACAATCGCTTTTTTGCGGTTTGGCTTATATCCCGAGTGGCGTCCAAAGCGTCTAAATTTCCCTTTGTAATTCATTGTGTTTACCTTTTGAACTTTCACACCAAAAATCGTTTCAATGGCGCTTTTGATTTCCGTTTTGTTTGCGCGCGGGTCAACTTCAAATGTATATTTTTTGTCGCCCAAGGTTTCAGTGGAACGTTCTGTAATAACGGGGCGCTTAATAACATCACGTGCGTCCATTACGCTAGCACCTCCTCTACCTTTTCAGCTGCGTCCTTCGTCATAATGAGTTTGTCATGGTTGACGATGTCAAGCACTCTTACATCCGCTGCTGTTGTTACACTCACTCCAGGAATATTGCGTGCAGATAATTCAACGGTTTCGTTGTGATCATTTGTCACGATTAACGCCTTTTCGTTAGCTTTTAAGTTCGATAGAATCGCTGCCAAATCTTTTGTTTTTGGCGCTTCCATAGAAAGCTGATCAACAACGATAAAGTTTTCTTCTTTCACTTTTGTTGAGAAAGCTGATTTCAACGCTAATCTACGAACCTTTTTAGGAATTTTGTAGCTGTAGCTTCTCGGTGTTGGACCAAATACAACGCCTCCACCTACCCATTGCGGCGAGCGAATGGAACCTTGGCGTGCACGGCCAGTTCCTTTTTGCCGCCAAGGCTTGCGGCCTCCTCCTCGAACAGCAGAGCGGTTCTTCGTTGCATGCGTACCTTGTCGTTGTGCTGCCTGCTGCATAACGATGACATCAAAAAGAACATGATTGTTTGGCTCAATTCCAAAAATGTGATCAGAAAG
Protein-coding sequences here:
- the rplD gene encoding 50S ribosomal protein L4; amino-acid sequence: MPKVELLNQEGSKVGDLELSDHIFGIEPNNHVLFDVIVMQQAAQRQGTHATKNRSAVRGGGRKPWRQKGTGRARQGSIRSPQWVGGGVVFGPTPRSYSYKIPKKVRRLALKSAFSTKVKEENFIVVDQLSMEAPKTKDLAAILSNLKANEKALIVTNDHNETVELSARNIPGVSVTTAADVRVLDIVNHDKLIMTKDAAEKVEEVLA
- the rplW gene encoding 50S ribosomal protein L23; this translates as MDARDVIKRPVITERSTETLGDKKYTFEVDPRANKTEIKSAIETIFGVKVQKVNTMNYKGKFRRFGRHSGYKPNRKKAIVQLTPESKELDFFEGV
- the rplB gene encoding 50S ribosomal protein L2; the protein is MAIKKYKPTTNARRGMTGSDFSEITTDKPEKSLLAPLNRKSGRNNQGRITVRHQGGGHKKKYRIIDFKRNKDGIPGRVATIEYDPNRTANIALIHYADGEKRYILAPKGLQVGMEIMSGPEADIKLGNALPLQNIPVGQTIHNIELKPGRGGQLVRSAGAEAQLLGKEGKYVLVRLSSGETRMVLATCRATIGQVGNVEHELINVGKAGRSRWLGKRPTVRGSVMNPVDHPHGGGEGRAPIGRKSPVSPWGKPTLGYKTRKKNKPSDQYIVRRRKK